Proteins co-encoded in one Chiroxiphia lanceolata isolate bChiLan1 chromosome 21, bChiLan1.pri, whole genome shotgun sequence genomic window:
- the IER5L gene encoding immediate early response gene 5-like protein, giving the protein MLRGRRRMECTLDAQSLISISLRKIHSSRTQRGGIKLHKNLLVSYVLRNARQLYLSERYAELYRRQQQHYPDGAPLLAMPACPPPAAAAPPELAALPLPADTQDREARSCGAARGGAELLEVPVCAAPPELQRAPCRDSSPGFYRAPGSAGPGGGGAAPGLLYAAGCDFGSGGAPHCSSRTTVLDLDTHVVTTVENGYLHQDCCSQCPCCCQPAPGLASPPPAPGTKRKYYPGQEEEEEGVEEGEPGGGGVAGGPPFAPCTKRARFEEYSAEHPQDSSNISNLISIFGSGFTGLVSRQQADSEQPLNGQLCSKQALASLGAWTRAIVAF; this is encoded by the coding sequence ATGCTGAGGGGCCGGAGGAGGATGGAGTGCACCCTCGATGCGCAGAGTTTGATCAGTATTTCCCTGCGGAAGATCCACAGCTCCCGCACGCAGCGAGGCGGCATCAAGCTCCACAAGAACCTGCTCGTCTCCTATGTGCTCCGCAACGCCCGGCAGCTCTACCTGAGCGAGCGCTACGCCGAGCTCTACCGccgccagcagcagcactacCCCGACGGCGCCCCGCTCCTCGCCATGCCCGCctgcccgccgcccgccgccgccgccccgccggaGCTGGCGGCGCTCCCGCTGCCCGCCGACACGCAGGACCGCGAGGCGCGGAGCTGCGGGGCTGCGCGGGGCGGCgcggagctgctggaggtgccGGTGTGCGCGGCGCCCCCGGAGCTGCAGAGAGCGCCCTGCAGAGACTCGTCCCCGGGCTTCTACCGGGCCCCCGGCAGCGCCGGTCCCGGTGGCGGAGgcgcggccccggggctgctcTACGCCGCCGGCTGTGACTTCGGGAGCGGCGGGGCCCCGCACTGTAGCAGCCGCACCACGGTGCTGGATTTGGACACTCACGTCGTGACCACGGTGGAGAACGGGTACTTGCACCAGGACTGCTGCTCGCAgtgcccctgctgctgccagccgGCACCGGGGCTCGCctccccgccgcccgcgcccggcACCAAGCGCAAGTATTAcccggggcaggaggaggaagaggagggggtgGAGGAAGGGGAGCCGGGGGGAGGCGGGGTGGCGGGCGGCCCCCCCTTCGCCCCGTGCACCAAACGCGCCCGCTTCGAGGAGTACAGCGCCGAGCACCCCCAGGACTCTTCCAACATCTCCAACTTGATCTCCATCTTCGGCTCCGGTTTCACGGGGCTGGTGAGCCGGCAGCAGGCGGACTCGGAGCAGCCCCTCAACGGGCAGCTGTGCAGCAAGCAGGCGCTGGCGAGCCTGGGAGCCTGGACTCGGGCCATCGTCGCGTTTTAG